The genomic interval CCGGCGAGACCCCCGCGGTTGGCGACCCCGCCCTGCCCTTCGGCGGCCACGGCCCCACCGACGAGCTCGGCCTCCCCGGGAGCGATGGCCGCCGCTCCGCGATGTGCATCGACCACTGCGCCGGCGCCAGCTGGCAACGCCGCCCCCCCGCCGTCGCCGCCGGCGTCGCCCCCATCGCCACGGGGCTCTCCGCCTTCCGCTGGCCCGAGCGGGAGCTGGTCTTCGTCCCCGGCGCCTGAGCGCGCCGCCGGCCCCGAGCCCGTCTCAGCGATCGCCCTCCGCCGCCGCCTCCCGCATCACCAGCGAGAGCAGCAGCGGGACGATAACCAGCGTGAACAGCGTCGCGCACACGAGCCCGCCGACGATGACGGCCCCCAAGCCGCGGTAGAGCTCGCTGCCCGAGCCGGGGGTGAGCACCAGCGGGAGCATGCCGGCGACGGACGTGCAGGTCGTCATCAGGATCGGCCGCAGCCGCGTCCGCACGCTCTGGCCGATCGCGGAGCGGGCGTCCATCGGCGGCCCCTCGGCGCCACGCTGGAAGTTGAGGCTCTGGTGGACGATCAGGATCGCGTTGTTCACCACGACGCCGATGAGGATGATGAAGCCGAGCATCGTCAGCGTGTCGAGCTGCTGCGTGGGGTCGAGGTGGTGGACGACGCCCAGGCCGATGAAGCCCCCGACCGCCGCGAGCGGCACCGCGAAGAGGACCACCAGCGGGTAGAGGAAGCTCTCGAACAGAGCCGCCATCAGGAGGTAGGTGACCAGCAACGCGAGCAGCAGCCGCGAGGAGAGCAAGCCGGCGACGGCGCCGAGCACGCCGGCGTCGTCGCCGCCGAGCGTCCCGACCATCGCGTCGCGGACCTCCGCGAGCTTGCCGGCCGAGCCCGCCAGGCGGACCTCCACCGTTGCAGCGATGGCCCCGGCTTCCCGCAGGCCGGCGACGGCCTTCTGGATCGCCGCCGTCGCCTCGCCCAGCGGCACCTCCGCCGGCGGCACGACCGACAGCACCACCGCGCGGCGTTCCTCGATCCGGCGGATCGTCTGCGGCGCCAGCGTGCGGGAGACCGCGGCGATCGCGCCCAGCGGGATCGAACCGGTCTCGCCGGTGGCCGTCCGGTAGGCGATCGGCAGGGCCGACAGCGCCTCCACGGTCACCGGCTCGGTGGGCCCGTCGCCGGGCTTCGGCTCCACGCCCAACCGCCGGGCCCGCAGGTCGATCGACTCGCCGAAGAGCCGGTACTCGCCGACGATCACGCCGTCGACCATCGCGGCCACGGCCCGCCCGAGGTTTTCGACGTCCACCCCCAGCTCCGCCGCCTTCACGCGATCCAGCTCCACGCGCAGCTCCCGGCTCTGCCGATCGAAGTTGCCCGGATCCGGCCGCACCGCCGTGAAGCCGTAGAGCTCCCGGGCGGCGCCGAGCAGCGACGACGCCGCGGCGGTCACCTCGTCGAGCTGCGTCGCGGAGACCTCCACGTCGATCTGCCGCGAGCCCGCCGCGCCGCGGCCGAACAGAGAGCTCTGCTCGGCGAAGCCCAGGCCCCAGGGGCCCGTCGTCGCCGCCGAGAGCAGCCCCTGCAGCGGCGCCACGCTGTTCTTGTCCTGGCTCGTTGCCCCGTTGAAGACCGCCGAGCCGAAGCTCACGAAGAAGTAGTTGTCGACCGGCGGCGCTCCGGTCGCCGGCGCCCCGAAGAGCCGGTTCACCGGCGGTGTCAGCTCGGCGGCCTCTTGGGCGGTCGTCGCTTCCCAGAAGGGCTCGACAACGCTCTCCGCGGCGCGTCCGATGCGCTCGGCGGTGTCCACGTTGTAGCCCGGCGGCGTGAGCACGATCCCGAACACGAGGTTCTTGTTGCCACGCGGGAGGTAGTCCGTGGGCGGCATCAGCAGCCACGCCCCCAGGAGCGAGCCGGCGGTCACGACCGAGAGGATCGCGACGCGGGCGGCGACGCCCGTTCTGGTGGGCTGCATCAACCCGACGATCCGCTCCGAGAAGCCGGCCGCGAGCCGGCCGAAGACACCCCCGTTCGGCTCCCCGGCCGGAGCCTGCTCCAGGTCCGTCCGCCGCCGCAGCAGCCGCGCCGACGCGGCCGGGATGACGGTGATGCCGACCACCAGCGACAGCGCCACCGCCGCCGACAGCGCGATCGCGATGTCGCGGAACAGCTGCCCCGCCTCGCCCGCGACCGTCAGCACCGGCAGGAACACCGCCAGCGTGGTCAGCGTCGACGCGAGCACGGCGCCCCAGACCTCGCTGGCGCCGTCGAGCGACGCCCGGATCGGGCTCTTGGGGCGGCCGTCCGGGCCGCTGAGCTGCAGGTGCCGGTCGATGTTCTCCAGCACCACGATGCCGTTGTCCACCACCATGCCCGTCGCGAAGGCGAGGCCCGCCAGCGAGATCACGTTGATGTTCCGCCCCAGCGCCACCATCACCACGAAGGTGCCGATCACGCAGATCGGGATCGAGAGCGCGATGATCAGCGTCGGCCGGGCCCGGGCGAGCACCACCACCAGCACGGCGAGCAGCAGCACCGCCACGGCCATCAGCGGCCAGCCCCCGGGCACCACCCGCGTGAGGATCATCAGCGCAACCAGCGTGGGCACGCTCCACAGCACCAGCTTCCGCCGCCGGCCCCACTCCAGGAAGACCAGCAGCGCGACGACCGCCAGCACGCCGCCGACCACCAGGTTGTTCTGCACCAGCGCGAGCGCGTCGTTGATGTAGATCGTCTCGTCGTAGACCTGCTCCAGCCGCAGCACCGGCACGCGCTCCAGGTCGTTCTGCCGCGCCACGCCCTGGGCGATCGCCGGCAGCACCTCGTCGTTCATCTCGCCGAGGCGGCTGCGGACCTCCTCGAGCACCGCGATCACGTTCGCCCCCGGCTCCTTGTAGACCGGGAAGGCGAGCGCGATCTGCCCGCGCGAGCGCACGAAGCCGCGCCGCTTGGCGTAGCCCAGCGACACCTCGGCGAAGTCGCGGACGCGGATCGGACCACCCGCTTCGTCGTAAGCCACGACGGTGCGCTCGACCTGCTCCAGCTCGTCGTACCGGCCCACCGTCCGCACGCGCACGTCGTAGCGGCCTTCCTGCAGGTCGCCCGCCGAGACGTTGGTGTTCTCGCCGGAGAGTGCGCGGCCGAGGTCCTCCACCGTCACGCCGCGCTGCGCGAGCCGGGCCGGGTCGAAGTCGACGTGCACCTCTCGTTCGCGGCCGCCGTAGACCCGCACCTCCGAGACGCCGTCCACCCGCTCGAAGAAGGGCTTGATCCGCTCCTCCGCGGGGTCGCCGAGGCCCTGCAGGTTGAAGGCCGGGTCGTCCGCCGTCAGCAGCATCCAAGCCACCGGCGACCCCGCGCCGGCTTCGCCGCGGGTGATCGTCGGCTCGTCGGCGTCGTCGGGGTAGTCGCTGACCTCGCGGAGCGCGTCGCTCACCTCCCCGTACGCCGCGTCGAGGTCGGTGCCGACGGTGAACTCCAGCTCGATCTCCGCCTGGCCCTGCGAAGCCGTCGCCTGCATCTTGAAGAGGTTGCGGACGTTCTTGAGCACGTCCTCCTGCGGCTCGATGATCTCCCGCTCGACCTCCTCGGGGGCGGTGCCGGTCCACTCCGTGCTGACCGTGATCATCGTCGGGTCGACGTCGGGCGTGAGCTGCACGGGGATCGCGCGGAACGCCAGCACGCCGAAGAGCAGCAGCAAGATGACGCCGACCGCGACCTTGATCGGGTTGCCCACCGCGAAGCCGATCGGCCCCGCGCCGGTTCCGGCGTGGGGGGTCGCGGTGTGCGACACGCCGACGCCGGGAGGAGCTTGGCCGGTGCTCACGCGTCACCGCCGAGCGTTTCCGCAGCCGGTGCCCCGGCGGCATCGCCCGGGGTCGCGGCCGGCTCGCCGGGCGAGCCGGGCCCGTCGATCAGCAGCGGCCGCGTCGGGAACAGCGCCTCCTGGCCCATCACCACCACGCGGGCTCCCGGGAAGAGCGGGCCATCGCCGAGCACCTCCACCGCGAAGCCCGTCCCGTCGCCAAAGAGAACCTCCACCGGCACCGGCAGCGCCATCGGCAGCGGATCCTCACCGGGGCCTTCCCCCTCCAGCGAGACCCACACCTCCGCGCCCCGCGGATTGAAGAGCACCGCGTCGCGCGGCACCACCAGCGTCGGCTCCGGTGCCCCGGCGGGGAAGCTCGCGGTCACCGACATGCCCGCCTTCAGCCGTCCGCCGCGGTCGTCCAGCCGCACCTTCACCGGGAAGGTGCGGGCCGGCCCCGTGCCGTCGGGCGTCACCGCGAACACCTCGCCGCTGACCTCCAGCGGCGCACCGCCCTCGCCCGCGGCCTCCACCGTCACCGCCGCCGTGGCGCCGGCCCGGATCCGCTGGATCAGCCGCTCCGGGACGTCCACCACCGCGTCGATCGTGCCGCGGGAGACCACCTCGACCAGCGCGTCCCCCGGATCGACCCAGCGGCCCACCTCCGCCATCTTGGAGACCACGACCCCGTCGAAGGGCGCGAGCACGTCCAGCCGGTCGACGTCGGTCTGCCGGCGGTCCTGCTCGGCCACCGCGCCCGCGAGGCGGGCCCGCGCCACCTCCAGGTCCGTCCGCGCGTCCTTCAACTCCCGGCTGCTGCCCGACCGCGCCGCGAAGATCTGCTCGAGCTGCTCCACGTCGCTCTCTCGCCGGGCCACGGCCGACTCCGCCTCCCGCACGGCCGCCTGGGCCTCGCGGAGGAGCTGCGCCGGGATCGTCGGGTCCACGCGGGCCAGCACCGTCTCGTGCGCCGCGACCGCGGTGCCCGCCTCCACCGGGACCTCCACCAGGTTGCCCGCCACCTGCGCCGAGACCTCGGCCCGCTTGCTCGCCTCCAGCCGCCCCACCACGTCCACCCGCGGCTGCAGCGGCTTCATCGCCGCCTCCGCCACCTTCACGGTCGCCGGAGGCGGACCGCCCGCGCCCGGCGGCGGCCCGCCGGGAGCCTCGGCGCCCGCGGGCCACGCCGCGTACGCCCCAAGCCCCACCAGTCCGCCGCCGAGCAGCCCCCCCACCACCGCCGCGATCGCGAGCGCCGGCGTGTCGTTGTGTCCAGCTTCAGGCATCGGGACACACCCTAGCCCGCGGACCGAGGATTCAAACGGCCGTTTGAGATCCCGGTCCGCGGTCGCCGCCGGCACCGACCGCGGCGTTCTCTCCTGCGGTTGGCAAAGAGGCCGGAACGGTCCCCGGTCCGCGTGCCCCAAGCGCCGCGGTCTCGCCGGTTGACCCCGGCCGAGGCGCCGGAGTATTCTAGAAGACATGCCCCACCCCCGCCTCCTTCCGCCCGGCCCCGCGGCGTCGCTGCTCGCGGTGCTCGCGTGCTGCTTCCTGCTCCCCGCGCCCGCCCACGCGGCCCTCTTCGGCGACAACCCCGTGGACCTCCCGATCAAGGAGTTCGTCGCCAGCCCCAACCACAACAACCGCCCGGCCGGGGTCACCGTCGACACGGTGGTGATCCACACGACGGAAGGATCCCTGGGCGGAACGCTGAGCTGGCTGCAGAACCCCGTGTCACAGGTCTCCGCACACTTCGTGATCGCGCAGAACGGCGACCTGTACCAGATGGTCAACTCGCGGAAGCGGGCGTGGCACGCGACCTACTACAACGCGCGGTCGATCGGCGTGGAGATGGTGGGGTACGCCGGCCGCGCCGACACCTGGAACGACGCGAACCTGGCGACGCTGGCGAGCGTGCTCGCCTGGTCGTCCGTGGAGTTCGGCATCGAGCTCGAGCGTCCGCTGGGCAACGCCTACGGCGACGCGAACAACACCTTCCGCGGGACCGGCCTCGTCGGCCACGCCCAGATCCAGCCGTGGAACAAGTCCGACCCCGGCGTCTTCTTCCCCTGGGACCGGGTCGAGGCCGACGCCCGGGCGGTGGTGGCCGCCGCCGTGCCCGAGCCGGGCACCGCCGCGGCGCTGCTGATCACGCTGGGCTGCCTTTGCCGCGGCCGTCGCGCGGCCTGACGCGGGGCCACATCCTTTGGGGCCGGATGGTCGGCACCCTGGGTGCCACGCCGCTTGCGGGGTGGCCGCCGCCGGGGGGCGACGCCAGCGGATCCGCGGATCGGCCGCGTGTCCTGCGGACACCGCACCCCGCAAGCGGCGTGGCACCCGGGCATCGGTTCGATTCGGTCGATGTGTCGGCGGTCGAGTCTGGAGGATCGTGCACCTCCACCAGAATCCGCTCGGTGCCGAGGTCGATCCTTCGGATGCGTTTTAGACCTTGAAGATCGCGCCGAGCTTCTTGCCCATCAGGATGCTCGCGCCCACGAGCGTGACGGTCAGCAGGGCCATGCCCCACACCCCCATGGCCGAAGCGATGGCGGGGCCGTCGCCGAGGCGGTTGAAGAGCGTCCAGATCGCCTTGGTGATCGGGTAGTGCGGCTCCTTCTCGGCGAGGATCAGCGAGTCGCTGACCTCCAGCATCGCGAAGCTGAAGACGAGGATGCCGCCGGCGATCAGGTTCGCGAGGATCAGCGGGATCACCACCCGCCGGATCGCCTGCAGCGGCGTGGCGCCCAGGTTCAAGGCGGCCTCTTCCAGGTCGCCGCTGGTCTGCTCGAGCCCGGCGGCGGCGGACCGCAGGATGTAGGGCAGCCGGCGGATCGTGTAAGCGATCACGAGGAAGACCAGCGGGTTGGGGTTCTGGCCGCGGACCGACAGCAGCGACGCCACGCCGTCCAGGCCCGCCGCCGCGGCGGCCTCCCGCAGCGCCGGGAAGGGCCAGGCCAGCGACATCGCGACGTAGCCGAAGGCCATCACCAGCCCGGGCACCGCGAGCGGGAGCATGCCGAGCGTGTCCAGGAGAGCCGCCCCCCGCAGCCGCCACCGCACCACGACGTACGCGATGGCCAGGCCGATGGCGATGCAGAAGACCATCGCGGTCACGGCGTAGATCAGCGAGTTGGTGATGGAGGTCATCGCCAGCTCGTGGGTGAGCGCCCCCTCGAAGTGGTCCAGCGTGAATTCCTGCGGGAGGATCGTGCGGTACCAGCTGCCGTCGGCGGCCAGCGCGGAGAGCACCACGCCCAGGTGCGGCAGCAGCGCAGCGGCCGTGACGCCGACGAACAGCGCGAGCGCGGCCAGGCCGCGCCAGCCGGTGAGCGCCTTCTCCGCCACCGCGGCCGTCGCCTTGCCCTGCATCGCGTACGCCCGGCCGCCGAACGCGAAGCGGCCGGCCGCGTACATCGCCAGCGCGGCGAAGAGCATCACCACGACCAGCGCGTACGGCCGCGGGCTGGTCTCGATCTCCTGCAGGCCGTAGAAGACCTGCACGGGCGTGACCTGCTTGAACTCGAACATGAGCGGGGTGCCCAGCTCGGTGAAGCTCCAGATGAAGACGATCGTGCAGCCGGCGAAGACGCCGGGGAGGATCAGCGGGAGCGTGCAGCGGAAGAAGCGTCGGACGCGGCCGGCGCCGAGATTCTCGGCGGCCTCGTCCAGCGAGGGGTCGAGGTTCGCCAGCGCCGCGACGATGTTGAGGTACGCGATCGGGTAGAGGTGCAGCGCCTCCATCAGCACGACGGCACCGAAGCGGCCGATGCCCGAGCCGCCGAGGAAGTCGATGCCGGGCTGCTGCGGGTCGAGCAGGCCGATCGACACCAGCGTCGAGTTGATCGCCCCGAAGCGGCCCAGCAGCGCCTGCAACCCGATCGCGCCCACGAACGGAGGCAGGATCAGCGGCACGAGCACCAGCGAGCTGACCGCCGCCTTGCCGGGGAAGCGGAAGCCTGCCGCCAGCACCGCCATCGGCAGCGAGATCAGCAGGCACAGCGTCGTGGTGAACACCGCGATCAGGGTCGCGTTGATCAGCCCCGCCCGGTACGCCGGGTCGCGCAGCACGCCGACGCCCTCCCCGAAGAAGTACTTCAGCGTGAAGCCGCCGTCCTCGCCGACGAAGCCCTTCACGACCACGAGCACGATCGGCCAGATCAGGAAGACCGAGAGGATCGCCAGCAGGGCCAGGAACAGGCCGTAGCGCGAGCAGGTCCGGGCGCTGGGGTGTCCGACGTTGAGCATCGGGGGCGGAGCCTACCGACGCGGCGGCAGCGGTTCGCCGGCGAGCGGGCGCGGGTCACGAGGCGGCCGCGACCTCCGGTGCCGGAGGGAGCGACGGAACCGGGTCCACGCCCACCGGCACGCCGCCGTCACGCCGCGAATCCCTGGATCGCCAGCGTCAGTCCGTCGGCCTGGATGTTCACGAACAGCGTGCTCCCGTCCGGCGAGAAGCAGCTGCCGGCGAACTCGCTCTTGCTCACGACGTTGCGCCCCAGCGGGTACAGCCGGCCCGCGGGCGTGACGCCGACGAGGCGGTTGCCCTGGCCGGCGTCCTCGCACACCACCAGGTGGCCGTTGGGGTGGATCGTGAGGTTGTCGGCGTTCTTCACCAGCGTGTGGTCGTTGGGCTCGAGGAACAGCTCGAGCCGGCCGGGGAAGCGGGCCTCCTCGGCCTGCCCCTCGAAGCGCGAGGGCACGTAGCGGAAGATCTGGCCGATCCGCTCGCGGCCGCCGGTGGTGCAGGCGATGAAGACGCCGCGGTCGCTGTGCCAGATGCCCTCGGCCCGGGCGAAGCGGGCGGCGCCGGCGTCGAAGGCCCGGTACCGCAGGTCGTCGGCGGGGGTGTCGACGTCATCGAGATCGATCCAGCGCACCTCCACCACCTCGTTTTGCGCGAGCGTCGGACCGCCGACGGCCCCGCCGGCGGCCTGGGCGGAGCCGCCGGCCTGCGCCTGGGCGTGGTTGTCGATCCAGTTGCGGGTGTCCAGCGAAGGACGATCGGCGACGGACAGCGCCTGCAGCCGCCCGCCGGCTGGCAGGTTCCCCGGCTCGTTGGGGAGGAAGCGCGTGATCAGCCCGTCCTGCCGGTCCTCGGTCTGGTAGACGATCCCGCTGGCGGGCTCCACCGCCACGGCCTCGTGGTTGAAGCGGCCCATCGCCCGCAGCGGAACGGGGTCGGCGAGGCCCGAGTCGCCGCTGGCGGGCACCTCGAAGTTGTAGCCATGGTCCTCGCCACGGCCGTCCTCGCCGGCGGAGTGGGTGGTCTCCTCGCAGGTGATCCAGCTGCCCCAGGGCGTGTGGCCGCCGGCGCAGTTGCGCTCGGTGCCCGCGAGCGAGAGGTGCTGGTGCACCGTCTGGCCGGTCGCCGGGTCGTAGACGAGCGTGGTGCAGCCGCCGAGACCGGGCCGCGCCCCCGGCACGGTCGGCTCGCGGTCGGCGCCGGCGTCGTACAGCTTCGACACCGGGACCCGCCCGACGAGCTCGCGCCGCCAGCCGAAGGCGCCGCGGCCGGCCGGGGCGTTGGCCAGCTCGTGGTTGCGGACGAGCACGACGCGGCCGCCGGGGCCCGGGAAGGCCGCCATGCCATCGGGCGCCCCGGGCAGGATCAGCCCGTCGTTCATCACCTCGCCGGCCCGGGAGAGGATGCGGTACGTGAAGCCCTCCGGGAGCTCGATGATCCCGTGCGGGTCGGTGACCAGCGGGCCGTAGCCGGCGGAGCCTTCGGCCGACCCGTCGAGGGCGGCGGCGGCGGAGGCGTCGAAGCGGGCGAGCCCGCCGAAGGCGGCGGAGGCGGCGGCCGCGGCCCGCAGGAAGCCGCGGCGAGAGAGGGCGGAGGAGGATTGGGACATGGGCCGTCAGCGTATTCCGGCTCGCCGGGTCCTCACGCAAAACACACGCCCCGGGTCATGCCCGAACGAGCCGTCGCCCCTCCAACCGGTGCCGTCCACCCGCGACCAGCCGGATCGCGTCGGGGAAGGCGGTCTTCTCCTGTTCCCAAACCCGCCGCTTCAGCGAGTCCGCCGTGTCGTCGGTTTCCACGGGGCAGCAGCGCTGCACGAGGATCGGGCCGGTGTCGTACGCCTCGTCGGCGAGGTGGACCGTGCAGCCCGAGACCCGGACGCCGCTTTCGAGGACGGCGCGGTGTACCCGGTTGCCGTACATGCCCAGCCCGCCGAACGCCGGCAGCAGCGACGGGTGGATGTTCAGCACGCGGCCGCGGTGGTCCTCGGGGATGTGCAGCAGCGAGAGGAATCCGGCGAGGCAGACCAAGTCGACGCGGTGATCGCGCAGGTAGCCGAACACGTGCTC from Phycisphaera mikurensis NBRC 102666 carries:
- a CDS encoding ABC transporter permease produces the protein MLNVGHPSARTCSRYGLFLALLAILSVFLIWPIVLVVVKGFVGEDGGFTLKYFFGEGVGVLRDPAYRAGLINATLIAVFTTTLCLLISLPMAVLAAGFRFPGKAAVSSLVLVPLILPPFVGAIGLQALLGRFGAINSTLVSIGLLDPQQPGIDFLGGSGIGRFGAVVLMEALHLYPIAYLNIVAALANLDPSLDEAAENLGAGRVRRFFRCTLPLILPGVFAGCTIVFIWSFTELGTPLMFEFKQVTPVQVFYGLQEIETSPRPYALVVVMLFAALAMYAAGRFAFGGRAYAMQGKATAAVAEKALTGWRGLAALALFVGVTAAALLPHLGVVLSALAADGSWYRTILPQEFTLDHFEGALTHELAMTSITNSLIYAVTAMVFCIAIGLAIAYVVVRWRLRGAALLDTLGMLPLAVPGLVMAFGYVAMSLAWPFPALREAAAAAGLDGVASLLSVRGQNPNPLVFLVIAYTIRRLPYILRSAAAGLEQTSGDLEEAALNLGATPLQAIRRVVIPLILANLIAGGILVFSFAMLEVSDSLILAEKEPHYPITKAIWTLFNRLGDGPAIASAMGVWGMALLTVTLVGASILMGKKLGAIFKV
- a CDS encoding efflux RND transporter periplasmic adaptor subunit yields the protein MPEAGHNDTPALAIAAVVGGLLGGGLVGLGAYAAWPAGAEAPGGPPPGAGGPPPATVKVAEAAMKPLQPRVDVVGRLEASKRAEVSAQVAGNLVEVPVEAGTAVAAHETVLARVDPTIPAQLLREAQAAVREAESAVARRESDVEQLEQIFAARSGSSRELKDARTDLEVARARLAGAVAEQDRRQTDVDRLDVLAPFDGVVVSKMAEVGRWVDPGDALVEVVSRGTIDAVVDVPERLIQRIRAGATAAVTVEAAGEGGAPLEVSGEVFAVTPDGTGPARTFPVKVRLDDRGGRLKAGMSVTASFPAGAPEPTLVVPRDAVLFNPRGAEVWVSLEGEGPGEDPLPMALPVPVEVLFGDGTGFAVEVLGDGPLFPGARVVVMGQEALFPTRPLLIDGPGSPGEPAATPGDAAGAPAAETLGGDA
- a CDS encoding N-acetylmuramoyl-L-alanine amidase; the encoded protein is MPHPRLLPPGPAASLLAVLACCFLLPAPAHAALFGDNPVDLPIKEFVASPNHNNRPAGVTVDTVVIHTTEGSLGGTLSWLQNPVSQVSAHFVIAQNGDLYQMVNSRKRAWHATYYNARSIGVEMVGYAGRADTWNDANLATLASVLAWSSVEFGIELERPLGNAYGDANNTFRGTGLVGHAQIQPWNKSDPGVFFPWDRVEADARAVVAAAVPEPGTAAALLITLGCLCRGRRAA
- a CDS encoding efflux RND transporter permease subunit: MSTGQAPPGVGVSHTATPHAGTGAGPIGFAVGNPIKVAVGVILLLLFGVLAFRAIPVQLTPDVDPTMITVSTEWTGTAPEEVEREIIEPQEDVLKNVRNLFKMQATASQGQAEIELEFTVGTDLDAAYGEVSDALREVSDYPDDADEPTITRGEAGAGSPVAWMLLTADDPAFNLQGLGDPAEERIKPFFERVDGVSEVRVYGGREREVHVDFDPARLAQRGVTVEDLGRALSGENTNVSAGDLQEGRYDVRVRTVGRYDELEQVERTVVAYDEAGGPIRVRDFAEVSLGYAKRRGFVRSRGQIALAFPVYKEPGANVIAVLEEVRSRLGEMNDEVLPAIAQGVARQNDLERVPVLRLEQVYDETIYINDALALVQNNLVVGGVLAVVALLVFLEWGRRRKLVLWSVPTLVALMILTRVVPGGWPLMAVAVLLLAVLVVVLARARPTLIIALSIPICVIGTFVVMVALGRNINVISLAGLAFATGMVVDNGIVVLENIDRHLQLSGPDGRPKSPIRASLDGASEVWGAVLASTLTTLAVFLPVLTVAGEAGQLFRDIAIALSAAVALSLVVGITVIPAASARLLRRRTDLEQAPAGEPNGGVFGRLAAGFSERIVGLMQPTRTGVAARVAILSVVTAGSLLGAWLLMPPTDYLPRGNKNLVFGIVLTPPGYNVDTAERIGRAAESVVEPFWEATTAQEAAELTPPVNRLFGAPATGAPPVDNYFFVSFGSAVFNGATSQDKNSVAPLQGLLSAATTGPWGLGFAEQSSLFGRGAAGSRQIDVEVSATQLDEVTAAASSLLGAARELYGFTAVRPDPGNFDRQSRELRVELDRVKAAELGVDVENLGRAVAAMVDGVIVGEYRLFGESIDLRARRLGVEPKPGDGPTEPVTVEALSALPIAYRTATGETGSIPLGAIAAVSRTLAPQTIRRIEERRAVVLSVVPPAEVPLGEATAAIQKAVAGLREAGAIAATVEVRLAGSAGKLAEVRDAMVGTLGGDDAGVLGAVAGLLSSRLLLALLVTYLLMAALFESFLYPLVVLFAVPLAAVGGFIGLGVVHHLDPTQQLDTLTMLGFIILIGVVVNNAILIVHQSLNFQRGAEGPPMDARSAIGQSVRTRLRPILMTTCTSVAGMLPLVLTPGSGSELYRGLGAVIVGGLVCATLFTLVIVPLLLSLVMREAAAEGDR
- the purN gene encoding phosphoribosylglycinamide formyltransferase, whose product is MSSDAPSTPPLRLPPAVRRPRLGVLISGGGTTLLNLQDEIDAGRLDAEIVAVTASRADAVGLARAKQRGLPVADPADKPAGVGLSEHVFGYLRDHRVDLVCLAGFLSLLHIPEDHRGRVLNIHPSLLPAFGGLGMYGNRVHRAVLESGVRVSGCTVHLADEAYDTGPILVQRCCPVETDDTADSLKRRVWEQEKTAFPDAIRLVAGGRHRLEGRRLVRA
- a CDS encoding alkaline phosphatase PhoX is translated as MSQSSSALSRRGFLRAAAAASAAFGGLARFDASAAAALDGSAEGSAGYGPLVTDPHGIIELPEGFTYRILSRAGEVMNDGLILPGAPDGMAAFPGPGGRVVLVRNHELANAPAGRGAFGWRRELVGRVPVSKLYDAGADREPTVPGARPGLGGCTTLVYDPATGQTVHQHLSLAGTERNCAGGHTPWGSWITCEETTHSAGEDGRGEDHGYNFEVPASGDSGLADPVPLRAMGRFNHEAVAVEPASGIVYQTEDRQDGLITRFLPNEPGNLPAGGRLQALSVADRPSLDTRNWIDNHAQAQAGGSAQAAGGAVGGPTLAQNEVVEVRWIDLDDVDTPADDLRYRAFDAGAARFARAEGIWHSDRGVFIACTTGGRERIGQIFRYVPSRFEGQAEEARFPGRLELFLEPNDHTLVKNADNLTIHPNGHLVVCEDAGQGNRLVGVTPAGRLYPLGRNVVSKSEFAGSCFSPDGSTLFVNIQADGLTLAIQGFAA